In Alkaliphilus flagellatus, one DNA window encodes the following:
- a CDS encoding acyl-CoA dehydrogenase — translation MEFGFSKEHTLLKQMYREFAENEVKPLAAEIDEEERFPVETIKKMVKSGFMGIPFPKKYGGEGGDNIGYAIAVEELSRVCATTGVILSAHVSLGAHPIYEFGTEEQKQKHLIPLANGEKLGAFALTEPNAGTDASAQQTTAVLDGDSYILNGSKIFITNAGYAQTYIIMAMTDKSAGTRGISAFIVDADTKGFTVGPKEKKLGIKGSSTCELIFENCRVPKENLIGKEGMGFKVAMKTLDGGRIGIAAQALGIAQGALDETISYVKERMQFGKPISAFQNTQFQLADMASKIEASRLLVYKAAYNKDKGLPYSYEAAMAKLVAAETAVEVTTKAVQLHGGYGYTREYPVERMMRDAKITEIYEGTSEVQRMVISASLLK, via the coding sequence ATGGAATTTGGTTTCTCGAAAGAGCATACTTTACTCAAGCAAATGTATAGAGAATTCGCTGAAAATGAAGTAAAACCTTTAGCAGCAGAAATAGATGAAGAAGAGAGGTTTCCTGTAGAAACTATTAAAAAAATGGTTAAATCAGGATTTATGGGTATACCATTCCCTAAAAAATATGGTGGAGAAGGTGGAGACAATATTGGATATGCTATAGCTGTTGAAGAACTTTCAAGAGTTTGTGCTACAACAGGAGTTATATTATCTGCCCATGTTTCATTAGGTGCTCATCCTATATACGAGTTTGGAACAGAAGAGCAAAAACAAAAGCACCTAATTCCTCTAGCAAATGGAGAAAAACTAGGAGCTTTTGCTCTTACGGAGCCTAATGCCGGAACTGATGCTTCAGCACAGCAAACTACAGCTGTACTAGATGGCGACAGTTATATTCTTAATGGATCAAAAATATTTATAACTAATGCAGGATATGCTCAAACCTATATAATTATGGCTATGACAGATAAATCGGCAGGAACTAGAGGAATATCAGCTTTTATAGTAGATGCAGATACAAAAGGATTTACAGTAGGGCCTAAAGAGAAAAAGTTGGGAATTAAAGGATCTTCTACTTGCGAGCTTATATTTGAAAATTGTAGAGTACCTAAGGAAAATCTGATAGGGAAAGAGGGTATGGGATTTAAAGTTGCTATGAAAACCCTTGATGGAGGAAGAATTGGTATAGCGGCCCAAGCTCTAGGAATAGCCCAAGGAGCCTTAGATGAAACTATAAGTTATGTTAAAGAAAGAATGCAATTTGGAAAGCCTATATCAGCCTTCCAAAATACACAATTTCAATTGGCAGATATGGCATCAAAGATTGAAGCTTCAAGACTTTTAGTATATAAGGCTGCTTACAATAAGGATAAGGGGCTGCCATATTCCTATGAAGCAGCTATGGCTAAATTAGTTGCAGCAGAGACAGCTGTGGAAGTTACTACCAAAGCAGTTCAGCTTCATGGTGGATACGGATATACAAGAGAATATCCAGTTGAGAGAATGATGAGAGATGCAAAAATAACAGAAATATATGAAGGTACTTCTGAAGTACAAAGAATGGTAATATCAGCAAGTTTATTAAAATAG
- a CDS encoding TetR/AcrR family transcriptional regulator, with protein sequence MPKIVSENEKQRIKELMFEKGVDLIKQKGIKKVTVEDITKAAGIGKGSFYLYYDSKEELLYDILKRCETNMFNRIEALKGENIDKREKAIKAAKEIYLAPDSIILYVSPTDFENLLHRLPSEIYEKEKEKSKDYFKRTSEIFEIDETVCDVNVLSQLMDALSFVASNSNNFYSEGRQKALDILVTAIAEYIAGEDS encoded by the coding sequence ATGCCTAAAATAGTAAGCGAAAATGAAAAACAGAGAATCAAAGAGTTAATGTTTGAGAAAGGTGTAGACTTAATCAAACAAAAGGGTATAAAAAAGGTCACTGTCGAGGACATTACGAAAGCAGCAGGTATCGGTAAAGGCTCATTCTATTTGTACTATGATTCCAAAGAAGAACTGCTTTATGATATTCTAAAACGTTGTGAAACCAATATGTTTAACCGTATTGAGGCGTTGAAAGGCGAGAATATTGACAAGAGGGAAAAAGCAATAAAAGCGGCGAAAGAAATATATCTGGCACCCGATAGTATCATTTTGTATGTTTCGCCAACTGATTTCGAAAACCTTTTACATAGACTGCCGAGTGAAATATATGAAAAGGAAAAGGAAAAGTCAAAAGACTACTTCAAACGGACATCTGAAATTTTTGAAATAGATGAAACAGTTTGCGATGTCAATGTACTATCACAGCTTATGGATGCCCTTAGCTTCGTCGCTTCCAACAGTAATAATTTTTATTCTGAAGGTAGGCAGAAGGCTTTAGATATTCTTGTGACTGCTATAGCGGAATATATCGCAGGAGAAGACAGCTAA
- a CDS encoding ABC-F family ATP-binding cassette domain-containing protein — translation MINVNNLSIGFQGQKLFDDVNLKFTPGNCYGVIGANGAGKSTFLRILSGEIEPNTGDVSIAPNTRMSVLKQDHYEYDQNEVIQTVIMGNKRLYEIMVEKDAIYAKEDFTDEDGIRASELEGEFAEMDGWSAESEASSLLQGLGIGTELHYKKMADLTGTEKVKVLLAQALFGKPGILILDEPTNHLDIAAVNWLQNFLGDFEGTVLVVSHDRHFLNEVCTHMVDIDFGKIKMFVGNYDFWYESSQLALQMMKDQNKKKEDKIKELQAFIARFSANASKSKQATSRKKLLEKISLDDIQPSTRRYPFVGFTMEREVGNDILLVDNLSKTIDGVKVLDNVSFIVNKGDKIAFIGDNEIAITTLFKILMGEIEPDSGTVKWGVTITNSYFPKDNSEFFNDVDLNLIDWLRQFSVEQSEIYLRGFLGRMLFSGDEALKKVRVLSGGEKVRCMLSKMMLANANVLLLDQPTNHLDLESITSVNNGLRDYKSNVLFTSHDHQFIQTIANRIIEITSTGYNDRVMTYEEYIEAFLNK, via the coding sequence TTGATAAATGTAAATAATTTAAGTATAGGATTTCAAGGACAAAAGTTATTTGATGATGTTAATTTAAAGTTTACACCTGGAAACTGCTATGGTGTAATTGGTGCTAATGGAGCTGGAAAGAGTACCTTTTTAAGAATATTATCAGGTGAAATAGAGCCAAATACTGGTGATGTATCTATTGCTCCCAATACACGTATGTCTGTTTTAAAACAGGACCACTATGAATATGACCAAAATGAAGTTATACAAACAGTTATTATGGGTAACAAAAGACTTTATGAAATTATGGTAGAAAAAGACGCTATCTATGCTAAAGAAGATTTCACAGATGAAGATGGAATAAGAGCATCGGAGCTTGAAGGTGAATTTGCCGAGATGGATGGCTGGAGCGCAGAATCTGAAGCATCATCTTTACTACAAGGTTTAGGTATAGGTACAGAGCTTCATTATAAGAAGATGGCTGATTTAACCGGTACTGAAAAGGTTAAGGTCCTACTTGCCCAAGCCCTATTTGGCAAACCTGGTATTCTTATTTTGGACGAGCCTACCAACCATTTAGATATTGCAGCTGTAAATTGGTTGCAAAACTTTTTAGGCGATTTTGAAGGAACTGTTTTAGTAGTATCCCACGATAGACATTTTCTTAATGAAGTATGTACCCATATGGTAGATATAGATTTTGGTAAAATTAAAATGTTTGTAGGAAACTATGATTTCTGGTATGAATCCAGCCAGTTAGCTCTTCAAATGATGAAAGATCAAAATAAGAAAAAAGAAGATAAAATAAAAGAACTACAAGCCTTCATCGCTAGATTTAGTGCAAATGCATCTAAATCTAAACAAGCTACTTCTCGTAAAAAATTACTAGAAAAGATATCTTTAGATGATATTCAACCTTCTACCAGAAGATATCCTTTTGTAGGCTTTACTATGGAAAGAGAAGTAGGGAATGACATTTTATTAGTAGACAATTTATCCAAAACTATAGATGGTGTAAAGGTGCTCGATAACGTTAGCTTTATAGTAAATAAAGGAGATAAAATTGCCTTTATAGGGGATAATGAAATAGCGATTACAACTTTATTTAAAATATTAATGGGTGAAATAGAACCTGATAGTGGTACAGTAAAATGGGGAGTAACAATTACAAACTCTTATTTCCCTAAAGATAACTCTGAGTTTTTCAATGACGTAGATTTAAATCTTATAGATTGGTTGCGTCAATTCTCTGTGGAACAGTCCGAAATATATTTACGTGGATTTTTAGGTAGAATGCTATTCTCTGGAGATGAGGCACTAAAGAAAGTTAGAGTTCTATCTGGTGGAGAAAAAGTTAGATGTATGTTATCTAAAATGATGCTAGCTAATGCTAACGTTTTATTATTAGATCAACCTACAAATCATTTAGACCTAGAATCTATAACCTCTGTAAATAACGGCCTAAGAGATTATAAGAGTAATGTTTTATTTACATCCCATGACCATCAATTTATACAAACTATAGCTAATAGAATAATTGAAATAACATCTACTGGTTACAATGATAGAGTTATGACATATGAGGAGTATATTGAGGCTTTTCTTAATAAATAG
- a CDS encoding ATP-binding cassette domain-containing protein, which yields MGLPNGIDTIILDNGKNISGGEKSRVAIARGLLTKSDLIFLDEAFASLDPKVAKEIENTLLNLEGITVVNLSHIIFEETRKKYDKVLVVKNKTVGDIVVA from the coding sequence ATGGGTCTACCTAATGGAATAGATACTATAATCTTAGATAATGGTAAAAATATATCTGGTGGAGAAAAGAGTAGGGTTGCTATTGCAAGAGGATTGCTAACAAAATCTGATCTAATATTTTTAGACGAAGCCTTTGCAAGCCTTGATCCTAAAGTAGCAAAGGAAATAGAAAATACATTGTTAAACTTAGAAGGAATAACAGTAGTTAATTTAAGTCATATTATATTTGAGGAAACTAGAAAAAAATATGATAAAGTATTAGTAGTTAAAAATAAAACTGTAGGAGATATTGTAGTTGCATAA
- the trkA gene encoding Trk system potassium transporter TrkA produces MKVMIVGAGKLGQKLAESLVLEDIDVTLVDYNAKILERINEHIDVLTVTASGVDIGILKELNIKSYDLLVACTKGDETNTVICSLAKRLGCKKTIARIRNPEYTKQLDFVKKEMGIDHIVNPEFETAKAMEKYLLKNFSFYTGDFAKGKVTMLDFNIGHNEDFVGKHIKDLKNFSGFLITAISRNGKIIIPNGFTELMEDDIIHVIGKSADIARLSVKFEKGINRKEIENVMIFGGGKVGFYLAKRLTEANISVTVIEQDKIRCQELAEKLDNVLVIHGDGTDIHLLEEENLESMDAFVGATGYDEQNLLMALMAKHAGVSKTIAKFSRQNYTKIIDKLGIEVALNPVYITASNILKYIRGGKVVSVSLLLGGDGEVTEIIVGDDLPFTGKPLAELNLPKGIIIGAIVHNGEVIIPNGESVIHPGDRIIIFSLTEDLPTLKMFIKPHKGGVFSELWDRAKGTR; encoded by the coding sequence ATGAAGGTTATGATAGTAGGTGCCGGAAAGCTAGGCCAAAAATTGGCAGAGTCATTGGTATTGGAAGATATAGATGTAACATTAGTTGACTACAATGCAAAGATACTAGAGAGAATAAATGAACATATAGATGTTTTGACAGTTACCGCTAGTGGAGTAGATATAGGGATTTTAAAGGAATTAAATATTAAAAGCTATGATTTACTAGTGGCATGTACTAAGGGGGATGAGACAAATACAGTTATATGCTCCTTAGCCAAAAGATTAGGCTGTAAAAAAACAATAGCCAGAATAAGAAATCCAGAATATACTAAGCAATTGGATTTTGTAAAAAAAGAGATGGGTATTGATCATATTGTTAATCCAGAATTTGAAACAGCCAAGGCTATGGAAAAATATTTATTAAAGAACTTTAGTTTTTATACTGGAGATTTCGCCAAAGGCAAAGTTACTATGTTAGACTTTAACATTGGACATAATGAAGATTTTGTTGGAAAACACATTAAGGATCTTAAAAACTTTAGTGGCTTTTTAATAACTGCCATATCTAGAAATGGTAAAATTATAATTCCAAATGGATTTACAGAGTTAATGGAGGACGATATTATACATGTAATAGGAAAAAGTGCTGATATAGCAAGATTAAGTGTTAAATTTGAAAAGGGTATAAATAGAAAAGAAATAGAAAATGTAATGATATTCGGTGGAGGAAAGGTAGGGTTCTATTTAGCTAAAAGACTTACGGAAGCTAATATTTCGGTAACGGTTATAGAACAAGATAAAATTCGGTGTCAAGAGTTAGCTGAAAAACTAGATAATGTTTTAGTAATACATGGAGATGGAACAGATATACATCTATTGGAGGAAGAAAACCTAGAATCCATGGATGCTTTCGTTGGAGCAACAGGCTATGATGAACAAAATCTACTAATGGCTCTAATGGCTAAACATGCAGGGGTATCAAAAACTATAGCAAAGTTTAGTAGACAAAATTATACTAAGATTATTGATAAACTAGGCATAGAGGTGGCTTTAAACCCTGTTTATATTACAGCCTCTAATATATTAAAATATATTAGAGGTGGTAAAGTAGTGTCCGTCTCATTATTGCTAGGAGGAGACGGAGAGGTAACAGAGATTATTGTAGGTGATGATCTTCCTTTTACAGGAAAACCATTGGCAGAACTTAATCTACCTAAGGGTATTATAATAGGTGCTATAGTTCATAATGGAGAAGTCATTATTCCTAATGGAGAATCTGTTATACATCCAGGGGATAGAATTATTATATTCAGCTTGACTGAAGACTTACCTACTTTGAAAATGTTTATTAAACCACACAAGGGAGGTGTTTTTAGTGAATTATGGGATCGTGCTAAGGGTACTAGGTAA
- a CDS encoding TrkH family potassium uptake protein, with the protein MNYGIVLRVLGNILIVESLLMLPALTIAFYMNGQDKMAFLITIIITGTIGFMMSKKASNKNNINAREGLAIVAFGWLLASLFGALPFYISGSIPKFIDAFFETVSGLTTTGSSILSNVEGLPHGALFWRSFTHWIGGMGILVFTIALLPALGIGGFQIFKAESPGPIAGKIAPRIKDTAKILYVTYFSITILHIIFLRLGGMNLFDSMLHTFGSVGTGGFGIKNNSVAFYESSYIHIVIGVFMVLSGVNFSLYYSLFKGKWKEVIQDEELKLYLTIVSVAVLLIAINLFMTSYQSIFIALRDSFFQVSSIITTTGYTTADFDMWPAFSKAILFTLMFIGGCAGSTAGGMKVIRILILIKLIKRDVAKIFHPRAFISIKNGGKTIPNETIVSINTFFALYLMIFVLSTILVSLEGLDLISASSSVAATLGNIGPGLGFVGPTRNFGEFTFASKALFSLLMLLGRLEIFTIIALVVPKDWTREV; encoded by the coding sequence GTGAATTATGGGATCGTGCTAAGGGTACTAGGTAACATTCTTATAGTTGAATCTTTACTAATGTTACCAGCTCTAACTATAGCTTTTTATATGAACGGTCAGGATAAAATGGCATTTCTCATTACTATAATAATAACAGGCACCATAGGATTTATGATGTCTAAAAAAGCTTCTAATAAGAATAATATTAATGCGAGGGAAGGGTTAGCTATAGTAGCTTTTGGGTGGCTACTGGCCTCTTTGTTTGGAGCACTTCCTTTTTATATATCTGGAAGCATACCTAAATTTATAGATGCATTTTTTGAAACCGTTTCTGGTTTAACAACTACGGGTTCATCAATACTAAGTAATGTAGAAGGCCTTCCACACGGTGCTTTATTTTGGAGATCCTTTACTCATTGGATAGGCGGAATGGGCATATTAGTTTTTACTATCGCTCTACTTCCTGCTTTGGGCATAGGTGGATTTCAAATATTTAAAGCAGAAAGTCCAGGACCTATTGCAGGAAAAATAGCACCTAGAATAAAGGATACGGCAAAGATTTTATATGTAACATATTTTTCAATCACTATATTACATATTATATTTCTAAGATTAGGTGGAATGAATTTATTTGATTCTATGCTCCATACCTTTGGTTCTGTAGGAACCGGAGGGTTTGGTATAAAAAATAATAGTGTTGCCTTCTATGAAAGCTCATATATTCATATTGTAATAGGAGTTTTTATGGTATTATCAGGAGTAAACTTTTCTTTGTACTACTCCTTGTTTAAGGGTAAATGGAAGGAGGTAATACAAGACGAGGAGCTTAAGCTTTACTTAACTATAGTTTCTGTAGCAGTTCTACTTATTGCTATTAATCTTTTTATGACATCCTATCAAAGTATTTTTATAGCCCTTAGGGATTCTTTCTTCCAAGTAAGTTCAATTATAACTACTACAGGATATACTACTGCAGACTTTGATATGTGGCCTGCTTTTAGTAAGGCTATATTATTTACTCTTATGTTTATAGGTGGTTGTGCTGGATCTACAGCAGGTGGGATGAAGGTAATTAGAATATTAATTTTAATTAAACTTATTAAGAGGGATGTTGCAAAGATATTTCACCCTAGAGCTTTTATCTCAATAAAGAATGGTGGTAAAACAATTCCAAACGAAACAATAGTTAGTATAAATACATTTTTCGCTTTATATCTTATGATATTTGTACTGTCAACTATTTTGGTATCATTAGAAGGACTAGATCTTATAAGTGCATCTAGTTCTGTGGCAGCTACATTAGGCAATATTGGCCCTGGACTTGGCTTTGTTGGACCTACTAGAAACTTTGGTGAATTTACTTTTGCAAGTAAAGCATTATTTTCTCTTTTAATGTTATTAGGTAGGCTAGAAATATTTACTATAATTGCTTTGGTAGTGCCAAAAGATTGGACTAGGGAAGTTTAA
- a CDS encoding alpha/beta fold hydrolase: MKVVFIITGAFIFLFVFGLICLLVTKRKRKKKSRVSIKQPSGVDFGEYVTIGNIQQYLYHRGENIHNPVMLFLHGGPGSPMLPFAQDFQLPWEKYVTVVHWEQRNSGKTFYQNISKEVTPTTTIKQLISDTHEIVLYLKEKYGKEKIWIMGHSWGSVLGSLFVHQYPQLVSGYIGVGQVVNMLENERIGFEKALENAISAECKKDIQALQSLEPYPTKVFNQDMKNKLSTLRKIQGKYGLAASPTAKLIISAATSPLYSLKDLRYLIFADIDGISHGQSLIFQELFGTLNLNTVTTYQVPVFYIHGTEDWQTPYPIVAEYYHTITAPQKGFYSISGAGHATMLDKPIEFYNALLSILGRNDDEVH; this comes from the coding sequence ATGAAAGTTGTCTTTATCATCACGGGCGCTTTTATTTTCCTATTTGTTTTTGGGCTGATCTGCTTGCTGGTCACAAAAAGAAAGAGAAAGAAAAAATCCAGGGTATCTATAAAACAGCCTTCAGGTGTAGACTTTGGGGAGTATGTAACAATTGGAAATATCCAGCAATATTTGTATCATCGCGGTGAGAATATCCACAATCCAGTAATGTTGTTTTTACATGGTGGCCCAGGCTCTCCCATGCTGCCATTTGCGCAAGACTTTCAATTACCGTGGGAAAAATACGTTACAGTAGTGCATTGGGAGCAAAGGAACAGTGGCAAAACTTTTTATCAAAATATTTCAAAAGAAGTTACACCAACCACGACAATAAAACAACTCATATCAGACACACATGAAATTGTTTTATATTTAAAAGAGAAATATGGAAAAGAAAAAATTTGGATTATGGGTCATTCGTGGGGAAGTGTTTTAGGCAGTTTATTTGTTCACCAATATCCCCAATTGGTATCGGGTTATATCGGAGTTGGGCAAGTTGTCAATATGCTTGAAAATGAACGGATAGGGTTTGAGAAAGCACTGGAAAATGCCATATCTGCCGAATGTAAAAAAGATATTCAAGCATTGCAATCACTGGAGCCATACCCTACCAAAGTGTTCAATCAGGATATGAAAAACAAACTATCCACGCTCCGAAAAATTCAAGGGAAATATGGCCTTGCAGCTAGTCCGACTGCCAAGCTCATTATTTCTGCTGCAACATCACCGCTTTACAGCCTGAAAGATTTACGGTATCTGATTTTTGCAGATATAGATGGTATCTCGCATGGACAGTCACTTATTTTCCAAGAGCTTTTTGGAACACTCAACCTGAATACAGTAACGACATATCAGGTGCCGGTATTTTATATACACGGCACTGAGGATTGGCAGACACCTTATCCCATTGTGGCAGAATATTACCACACAATTACTGCACCCCAAAAGGGGTTTTACTCCATATCTGGTGCAGGTCACGCGACAATGCTAGATAAGCCCATTGAATTTTACAATGCTCTTCTGTCAATTTTGGGAAGAAATGACGACGAGGTACATTGA
- a CDS encoding RtcB family protein: protein MIEINGKYNNAIVYTKNIEEGAVRQIENLLNQEFIKGSKIRIMPDVHSGAGCTIGTTMTIDDKIVPNLVGVDIGCGIEVIKIKNRNMELQKLDKLIYNKIPCGFNIRDKEHKFNDEIDLNELKCKSKVNINRARRSIGTLGGGNHFIEANKDSKGNIYISIHSGSRHLGHEVASLYQEEAYKSINNTKEDIPKALAYVSGQLFEDYIHDMKIVQLFAELNRKAMIQEIIKGMKLDVVEQFTTIHNYIDTENMILRKGAVSAKYGEKLLIPINMRDGSLICIGKGNENWNFSAPHGAGRLMSRTEAKNSFTLNQFKKTMEGIYTTSVNKQTLDECPFAYKPIDEIVNNIGDTVEIVEKIIPIYNFKAAE, encoded by the coding sequence ATGATTGAGATAAATGGTAAATACAACAATGCAATTGTATACACTAAAAATATTGAAGAAGGTGCAGTAAGACAGATTGAAAACCTGCTTAATCAAGAATTTATAAAAGGAAGTAAGATAAGGATAATGCCGGATGTTCATAGTGGGGCAGGGTGTACTATAGGTACTACAATGACAATTGATGATAAAATTGTTCCAAACCTTGTTGGTGTTGACATCGGTTGTGGTATAGAAGTTATAAAGATTAAAAATCGAAATATGGAGCTACAAAAATTAGATAAGTTAATTTATAACAAAATACCTTGTGGGTTTAATATAAGAGATAAAGAGCATAAATTTAATGATGAAATTGATTTGAATGAGCTTAAATGTAAAAGTAAAGTTAACATTAATAGGGCTAGACGTAGTATTGGAACTTTAGGCGGCGGAAACCACTTTATTGAAGCAAATAAAGATAGTAAAGGAAATATATATATATCTATTCACTCAGGTAGTCGTCATTTAGGACATGAGGTTGCAAGTCTTTATCAAGAAGAAGCTTATAAATCAATTAATAATACAAAGGAAGATATACCAAAGGCCTTAGCTTATGTATCAGGACAGCTGTTTGAAGATTATATTCATGATATGAAAATTGTTCAACTTTTTGCAGAATTAAATCGCAAGGCTATGATTCAGGAAATAATTAAGGGTATGAAGCTTGATGTGGTAGAACAATTTACAACTATTCATAACTATATAGATACAGAGAATATGATTTTAAGAAAAGGTGCAGTTTCAGCTAAGTATGGTGAGAAACTTTTAATACCAATAAACATGCGTGATGGTAGCCTTATTTGTATTGGAAAAGGTAATGAAAATTGGAATTTCTCAGCCCCCCATGGTGCAGGAAGACTTATGAGTAGGACAGAAGCTAAAAACTCATTTACTCTTAACCAATTTAAAAAGACTATGGAAGGGATTTATACAACATCGGTAAATAAGCAAACACTTGATGAATGCCCTTTTGCATATAAACCTATAGATGAAATAGTAAACAACATAGGAGATACTGTAGAGATAGTTGAGAAGATAATACCTATATATAACTTTAAAGCTGCAGAGTAG
- a CDS encoding electron transfer flavoprotein subunit beta/FixA family protein, producing MKIVVCIKQVPDTTEVKLDQKTGTLIREGVPSIINPDDKSGLEAALRLKDEHGAEVTVITMGPPQADLALREAIAMGADRAILLTDKAFAGADTWATSSALAGAIRNMEYDLIIAGRQAIDGDTAQVGPQIAEHLNIPSVTYALDMELVDKGIIVKRAFEDGYHKIKVNTPCLITTLKEMNEARYMRISGIYDAYKEDKVEVWTVNDIEVDHSNLGLKGSPTKVKKSFTKGVKTAGKVFDVEAKEAAQIIVDKLKEKYIIS from the coding sequence ATGAAAATAGTTGTTTGTATAAAACAAGTTCCAGATACAACGGAAGTTAAATTAGATCAAAAAACTGGAACCCTTATTCGTGAAGGGGTTCCATCCATAATAAATCCAGATGATAAAAGTGGTCTTGAAGCAGCTTTAAGATTAAAGGATGAGCATGGAGCAGAAGTTACTGTTATTACGATGGGACCTCCTCAAGCAGATTTAGCACTTAGAGAAGCTATTGCTATGGGAGCAGACAGAGCTATACTCCTTACTGATAAAGCTTTTGCAGGAGCTGATACATGGGCTACTTCATCAGCCTTAGCAGGTGCTATTAGAAATATGGAATATGATTTAATTATAGCTGGCAGACAAGCAATAGATGGAGATACCGCTCAGGTTGGACCTCAAATAGCAGAACATTTAAATATTCCATCTGTTACATATGCCTTAGATATGGAACTTGTAGACAAAGGGATAATAGTAAAAAGAGCTTTTGAAGATGGATATCACAAAATAAAGGTTAATACACCATGTCTTATAACTACACTTAAGGAAATGAATGAGGCAAGATACATGAGGATTTCAGGTATATATGACGCTTATAAAGAAGATAAGGTGGAAGTGTGGACAGTTAATGATATAGAAGTAGATCATAGTAATCTTGGACTTAAAGGTTCTCCTACTAAAGTAAAAAAATCCTTTACTAAGGGAGTTAAGACAGCAGGGAAGGTATTTGATGTAGAAGCTAAAGAAGCGGCTCAAATAATAGTGGATAAATTAAAAGAAAAATATATTATTTCCTAA
- a CDS encoding electron transfer flavoprotein subunit alpha/FixB family protein — MSLADYKGVLVYIEQRNKEIQKVSIELLGKGKEIADKLGEKLSAVIIGYDVKNLAQELIYYGAERVIVVDDKILENFITEPYTKALTAVINDEKPEVVLVGATSIGRDLSPRVSARVHTGLTADCTSLDIDEETKQLLMTRPAFGGNIMATIICPDHRPQISTVRPGVMLKPHKDTSRTGEIIDFDAGLLPTDVNIEILEIVKEDKKKVNIEDAKLLISAGRGIGSKENMVHLYELAEELKGEVSGSRAVIDNGWLDKERQVGQTGRTVRPDLYFACGISGAIQHVAGMEESELIIAINKNPDAAIFEVADIGIVGDVSKVIPLLTEEIKKLKFE, encoded by the coding sequence ATGAGTTTAGCAGATTACAAAGGTGTTTTAGTATATATTGAGCAAAGAAATAAAGAAATTCAAAAGGTTTCTATTGAGCTATTAGGAAAAGGAAAAGAAATTGCAGATAAGCTTGGGGAAAAGTTAAGTGCAGTAATTATCGGTTACGATGTTAAAAATCTGGCACAGGAGTTAATATATTATGGAGCTGAAAGAGTAATAGTTGTTGACGATAAAATTCTTGAAAATTTTATTACAGAACCATATACAAAGGCTCTTACAGCAGTTATTAATGATGAAAAACCAGAGGTTGTATTAGTAGGTGCTACTTCTATAGGTAGAGATTTATCTCCTAGAGTTTCTGCAAGAGTCCATACAGGACTTACAGCTGATTGTACTTCATTAGATATAGATGAGGAAACAAAGCAGCTACTTATGACAAGACCAGCTTTTGGTGGAAATATAATGGCGACGATAATATGTCCTGATCATAGACCACAGATATCTACAGTAAGACCTGGAGTTATGCTAAAACCTCATAAGGATACGAGTAGAACAGGAGAGATTATAGACTTTGATGCTGGATTACTTCCTACTGATGTAAATATAGAAATTCTTGAGATTGTAAAAGAAGACAAAAAGAAGGTTAATATAGAAGATGCTAAATTACTTATATCCGCTGGTAGAGGTATAGGTTCAAAAGAAAATATGGTTCATTTATATGAACTGGCTGAAGAACTTAAAGGAGAAGTATCTGGATCTCGTGCAGTAATAGACAATGGATGGCTTGACAAAGAAAGACAAGTAGGCCAGACTGGAAGAACTGTAAGACCAGATCTATACTTTGCTTGTGGTATATCTGGAGCTATACAACACGTTGCTGGTATGGAAGAATCCGAGCTTATAATAGCGATAAATAAAAATCCTGATGCTGCAATATTTGAAGTTGCAGATATTGGAATAGTGGGAGATGTTTCGAAAGTAATACCACTTCTTACTGAGGAAATAAAAAAACTTAAATTTGAATAA